Genomic window (Corynebacterium simulans):
CAGCGCTAGCTTATCCGCTAGTATCGGGGAATCAGAGTTTCTAATGGATTGGATTGCCACGAATGCAACTGCCAAATTTTGATGATTCTTCGTACGATGTCGCAGACGCCGAGTTGCTATCGGCTTTTGAGGTCTTTGAGCGCATCGAAGAGCATGTGCTCGATAAATCTCTACTTTTCGAAGTCTATTCGCGCTAGGGATACCAGTGCGTTGATGTCACCCGGAACCTCGTCCGGGTGAATTGAGCAATAATCCAAGATGAAATAGCCCGCATGCTGCAGGGCAAGGTGGCGCTGCCAGAAATCACCCACGTGTTGCGGGTGGTTGACTGCAATGGACTGGATGGAGCGGCGCTCAGAAAGCAGCTCGTACTGCAGGTCGCGGCGAGCGGCCAGGGACTCGTCGGGGGTCGAGAAAAGTAGTGCGCCCAGCAGGCTGGTGATTGCTTCCTGGCAGCGGACCTGCAGACGGTAATGGTTGGTCAGCTGGGCACGCGGCTTCCATAGCCAGAGCACCAGCAAGGAAAAGACCACCGACAGCGCGATCTCACAGATGCGGGAGAAGGCCGTGAACGCCAAGTGATCGGCCGTATGGCCCATGAGCAGCGCCAGCGGCGTGGAGAAGATGACGCAGATGGCGTAGTTCTTGACCACGAAGATCTCCGCGCAGAATTGGCAGGCAGCGAGCGCGAGCAGCAGCGTCCAGCTTTCTAATCCGAAGGACGCAATGAGGTAGAACACGCACACACCGAGCAGCGAGCCCACCATTCGCTGCAATCCGCGGATGGTGCCGGGCACGTGGTCCGGGCCCCACTGCAGAAGAAGCAGCACGGAAACTGCGCCCCAGTCCGGGCGGTCTAGGCCCAGTGCAAGGCCCACGAGCGTGGTGGCGATGGCCGCAAGCAGAATCTTTTCTACCGTCACCACCGCATGCGAGTTGCCCACCGACGCGCGGTAGATGCGGTAGCGCATCGTCGGCTTGGTGTGCGGGATGGCGGTGCGGTTTGGGTCGACGTAGGTCGGGGAGTCAGAAAGCTCATCCGAGTTGGCAGAGAGATCCAGCGACTGGTTGTGCTGCACGATGCGGTTCTGCGCGGCAAGGGCACGCTCCACGAGGTGGCCTTGTGATGCTTGGACGACGCGGCCGCCGCGGACGATACCGGCGTCGGAAAGCGCTTGCCACGTATTCGCCAGCGCCGTCTGTGCCTGATGGTGGCGTGCCAAGACGTCGGTTGTGGAGTTCTCAAAGGCGGCAGCGGCCTTCTCTAGGGTCGCGACAGTGCGGGTCTCCGGACCGTGCGGGGAATGGAAGCGAGGCAGCATGCCCAGGCAGTACGCAGCGATGACACCCGCAACGGACCACGCAGCGACCGCAAAGGGGGTGATGTCGGTGCGCGCGAGCATGGTGGAGCCGCCGCCGACCATCACTACGAAGAAGGAACCCGGCGGCGGCAGGCGTAGCGCATTCTGCAGGAAGGCGCCGAGCGCGCCAATGGAAATAGCAAAGGCCGCAGACAGCAAAAGCCACCAGTGTCCGTGGCCCGGGGCGAAGACGAGCTCACCCACCAGCGAACCAACGGTAGCGGCCAAGGTAAGGAGCACGCCCGCAGTGAGAATCACCCAACGGCGGGTGCGATAGGGGTGCCCCTCGCCGTAAATGACGGACATCGCGCCCGCGGTGACCAACAGCACGGCGTCGGGGTGGCCGGTGAGGATGGCGAGCGCGCCGGGAATGGCGATGGCGAGAGCAGCACGCATCGCGCCCGGCCAGCGAGTCACCGAAGAGTTGTAGGCGGTGAAAAGCTCTAGCGGGCGCGGGCGTTGCGGTAGGGGATGCTCAATCAATTCGCTCATATCGCGGCATACGTTACCCCTGCGCAGCCTCTAGAAGCGACTTGGTATACGGGTGCTGTGGGGCGGACCATACTCCGCGTTCGATCAGCTCACCATGGTGGATGACAGTCAGACTGGAACACACTTGCTTGACCACACCCAGATCATGCGAGATGAACACCAGCGTTAGGCCGTAGCTTTCAACGAGCTTCCCAAGCAGCTCGAGGACCTGGGCGCGCACGGAGACGTCGAGGGCGGAGACCGCTTCGTCGGCGAGGAGGATGTCCGGGTTGCCGATGACCGCGCGGGCAATCGAGATGCGCTGGCGCTGGCCGCCGGAGAACTCGTGGGGGAAGCGGTCCAAGGCATCCTCGTCGATGCCGACCTCCGCCAAGATTTTCGCAATCTCGGCACGCGTGACCTGTGTGGGCGAGCCCTCAGCCACGATCTTCCAGATCGGCATGCGCGGATTGAGGGAACCTTGCGGGTCCTGGAATACCATCTGCACGCGGCCTTCCACCTTCACGGACCCGGAGGTCGGCTGCTCAAGGCCGGTGATGAGCTTGAGCAACGTCGTCTTACCGGAGCCGGAGCTGCCGACGACGCCGATGCGCTCGCCCTTGCGTACTTCGAGGGAGACGTCGGAAAGCGCAGTAGTGGAGCCGTAAGCCTTGGTGACGTGGTCGAGGGAAATGACAACCTCGCCGAGCTTCGGCTCAGTGGCGGCCGGCTTGGACTGGGAGGCCGCGATGAGGTGCTTGGTGTACGGGTGCTGGGGGTTGTCCAGCGCCGCGCCGGATTCGACGATCTGGCCGTCCTGCATGACCAACGTCTCAGGGCACATGCGGCGGATGACGCGTAGGTCATGGCTGATGAACAGCAGCGCGGTGTTGTGACGCTGGGTCAGTTCCATGATGAGGTCCAGGATGCCGTCTTGCGTGGTGGCATCGAGGGCCGTGGTGGGCTCGTCGCAGATGAGCAGCTTGGGGTTGCGGGCCATGGCCATGGCAATCATTACGCGCTGGCGCTGGCCGCCGGAAAGCTCGTGCGGGAAACGCGAGGCAAGGGCCGGATCGAGGCCTACCTCGTTGAGCGCCTCAGCAGACGCGCCGGCGTAGCGCAGCTGCTTGCTCACGCGCATGAGCGGATCAAGCGCGCTCATCGGCTCCTGGAAGACCATCGCCATGTCGGCGCCGCGCAGCTTGCGCACCTGGCGGTCGCGCAGGCCCACGAGCTCGCGTCCGCCAAGCTCGATGGAACCCTCAGCGTGGAGGTTCTTTGGCAGTAAGCCCATGATGGACAGCGCGGTTAGGGACTTGCCGGAGCCGGACTCACCGATAATGCCGAGGCTCTCGCCGGCATCCAAGGAAAAGTTCAAAGGGCCGACGAGCGTTTTATCGCCGTTATGGATGCGAAGGTCGGTGACGGTAATCATCGCTTGCCTCCTTTCAGGCGGGGATCGAGGATGTCGCGCAGGGCGTCGCCAAGCAGGTTAAAGCCCAGCACCGTGGCGGCGATGGCAAGGCCCGGCCAGAAGGCCTGCATGGGATGGCTGGCCAGCAGGGACTGGGAATCTTGCAGCATGCGGCCCCACGACGCGGTGGGCGGGGTGGTGCCGAGACCCAGGTAGGAAAGGCCGGCCTCGGCGAGGATCGCGAGTGCGAAGTAGACGGAGGACTGCACGATGATAAGCGGGGCGATGTTAGGCAGGATATGGCGCACCGCGATGGTGGGCGCTGGAACTTTGGACACGCGCGCCGAGGCGATGAAGTCCTGCGTGACCACCTGCAGGGTGCCAGAGCGTGCCACGCGGGCGAAGGAAGGGATTCCCGCGATGCCGATGGCGATCATGGCCGAAATCGTCGACGGACCCCATACCGCGCCGGCGATGATGGCCAGCAGCAAGGCAGGGAAAGCCAGCAGCAGATCGGAGCCACGCATGATGAGGGAGTCGAGGATGCTATTGCGGCGCATGCCCGCCACCACACCGAGCGGAACGCCGACGAGCGCGGCAATGCCGACGGCGATGACGCCCACGAAGAGCGTGATGCGTGCGCCGACCATCAGGCGTGAGGCGATGTCGCGACCAAAGCGATCGGCGCCGAGGAGATGCTCAGCGGAGCTGCCCGCCAGCAAATCGGGCGAGGCGATGTTCGGGGCATAAGGCGTCCAGAAAAGGGAGACCGCCGCGAGGAGGGCGGTGATACCGACGAGAACGAAACCCAACTTCTTCATCGCTTCTCCTTCAAACGCGGATCGATTACGCGGTAGGCCAAGTCGGTGGCCAAGTTGATGGCCAATGTGAAAAAGACCAACAGCATAACCAGGGTCTGCACGGTGGTGAGATCGCGGTTGGACACGGCGTCGAGAAGCATGCTGCCCAGGCCCGGAATGACGAAGACGGACTCGATGACCACCGCACCCACAATCAGCGTGGTCAGCTGCAGGCCCGTGACCGTGAGCACCGGCAGGGCCGCATTGCGCAGGCCGTGGCGGCGCAGCGCCTCCGCGTGGGATAGACCCAGCGCGCGGGCGGTGCGGATGTAATCCTGGTCCATCACATCCACGATGGAGGAGCGCACGTAGCGGGTGAGCATCGCACCCTGCACCAAGGCCAGGGAGATCACTGGCATGATGAGGCGGGCGATAAAGCCACCGAAGTCCTGGTCCGGCGGAATCCAGCCATTGGCCGGCAGCCAACCCAGCCGCACCGCGAAGAAGGCCACCATGATGATGCCCACGAGGAAGCTTGGGATCGCGATGCCAATCTGGGTCAGTGCCGAGACGAACGTGTTGCCCGTGCGCGCCAGCCACATGCCAATCGGCACGGCGCCGGCGAGGGCCAAGAGGATCGCCAGCCCCACCAAGATCAGCGAGACCTGCGCGCGGTCAACCACCAGCGGAGTGATGTCCTGTTGGGAGGCCAGGGAGGTGCCGAAGTTGCCGCTGAGCAGGCCGCCGACCCAATCGAAGTACTGCGTCAAAAGCGGGCGGTCGAGGCCCAAGGCGGTGGTCAGCTCGGCGACGGCGTCGTCAGTGGCGTTAACGCCCAGTGCCACGCGCGCCGGGTTGCCCGGGACTGCGCGCATGAGCAGGAAGATGGCGATGGAGGCGGCGAACAAGGTCACCACGAACTTGGTGAGAGCCTTGAGATAGGTCACGGTGCCTCCTTGAGATCTGCCAGCTCGATGGCGTCGGTTACCTGGTTCGGGTTCAGGCCCTCGATGCCATCGCGGTAGAGGACGATGTTGGGCATGTTCATCAGCGTCAGCGCACCGGCATCGGCCATGATTTGGTTCACGGCCTTTTCCATGCCCGCGGCGTATTTGCTCTCCGGGGCGGAATCCGCAGCGGAAAGCAGGTCGCGGGTCTTCTGCGAGTCATAGCCCAGGTAATAGTCCGGGTTGCCGAAGAGCGTCGGAATATCGCGCGGCTCCACGTGGGAGACCAGGGACATTTGGTAATCCTTCGCGCCCATGACTTGGCCCAGCCAGACGGCGGGGAACTCGGCGGATTCGAGGGTGACGTCGAAGCCGACCTCAGTTAGCTGCGAGTATAAAAGCTCAGAGACGCGTTGGGCATAGGGCAGGGTCGGCGCGGTAATCGTGATGTGCGCGCCCTCGGCGCCGGCTTCTTGCAAAAGCTCTTTCGCGCGCTGCGGGGAGTAAGGGTAATAGTCCTTCTCGTTGAACCATGGGTCGGTAGGAGGTACGGGCGCGCCGCCGGTGTCCTTGGCCAGGCCGTCCCACAGAATCTGATTCGCGGCCTTGCGGTCGACGGCATAGGCCACGGCGCGGCGCACGCGTGGGTCGTCGAAAGGCGCGGCGTTGTTGTTCATGGAAAGCAGCACCTCGCCGTTGGTGGTGCCCACGGCGGTGCGGATTCCCTCGCCCAAGTTATCGAGCAGCTCTGGGGTCTGCATCGCCCAAACCACGTCGACGCCGCCGGACTTTAGGGAATTGACCGAAGAGATTGCATCGGGGAAGTACTGGATGGTCACCTGCTCTTTTGGCACCTTGCCCCAGTAATTCTGGTGCGGGCGCAGGGAGATGTATTCACCGGGCGCAAATCCGGCAAGCTCAAAGGGGCCCGTACCCACGGGCTGGGTGGCTAAATCCATGGCGTTTGGCGTCATCATCGCACCGATTGCCGTGCCCATGGACCACAGCCAGCTATTCGAGTGTTTCTTCAGCTTTACCTGCAGCGTGTATTTGTCCAGCGCCTTGGCGCTTTCTACTACCTCCATCTGCTTGGAGATGCCGTTGGTCCACTTTTCCTTCACGTTGTTGATGGAATAAGCAGCGGTCTCGGCGGTGAATTCGTCGCCGTTGCTAAATTGCACACCATGGCGCAGGTGGAAGGTATAGGTGGTGTCTTTTGCATCCCAGCTTTCGGCGAGGCCTGGCACAATCTCGTCGCCTTCGATGCGTACGAGGGTTTCGTAGACGTTGCTCATGAGTGCGGCGGGGATGGCAGCTCCACCGACGTTGGTGAAATCGAGAGAGGTAGCAGCGCCGGTTGCGGCAATGGTCAGCGAATCACTGGCGGTGGGTTTGACCGCCGTGTGTCCGGCTGAGCACGCGCTTAGCGACGCCCCGAGAACCAGCGCGCTCGCTGCACGCGCTAGGTGTACTTTCTTCATGTAAGCAGGTTAAGCGTTTCGGCTCGGTTAAGCGAATGTCCCTCGGGGGAGGGTTAGTCAGTAAGGATGACCTCAAGTGGGGAAGTAGTGCCGCGGACGTTGGTAATGCCGACCTTCATGCGATCCGCGCGCAGGAGATTGGTGGTGTACTCCACGGGGCGGCCAGCGTGATCGGAAAGCTCAATGTGGATGCGCCACAGCGGAGTGCCAGGCTCGCAGCTAAGGGCTGCTGCGTCCTCTTCGGAGGCGCAGGTAAGAGTCAGCTCGCGGTGCGCGTTATCGAATT
Coding sequences:
- a CDS encoding FUSC family protein, producing MSELIEHPLPQRPRPLELFTAYNSSVTRWPGAMRAALAIAIPGALAILTGHPDAVLLVTAGAMSVIYGEGHPYRTRRWVILTAGVLLTLAATVGSLVGELVFAPGHGHWWLLLSAAFAISIGALGAFLQNALRLPPPGSFFVVMVGGGSTMLARTDITPFAVAAWSVAGVIAAYCLGMLPRFHSPHGPETRTVATLEKAAAAFENSTTDVLARHHQAQTALANTWQALSDAGIVRGGRVVQASQGHLVERALAAQNRIVQHNQSLDLSANSDELSDSPTYVDPNRTAIPHTKPTMRYRIYRASVGNSHAVVTVEKILLAAIATTLVGLALGLDRPDWGAVSVLLLLQWGPDHVPGTIRGLQRMVGSLLGVCVFYLIASFGLESWTLLLALAACQFCAEIFVVKNYAICVIFSTPLALLMGHTADHLAFTAFSRICEIALSVVFSLLVLWLWKPRAQLTNHYRLQVRCQEAITSLLGALLFSTPDESLAARRDLQYELLSERRSIQSIAVNHPQHVGDFWQRHLALQHAGYFILDYCSIHPDEVPGDINALVSLARIDFEK
- a CDS encoding ATP-binding cassette domain-containing protein, coding for MITVTDLRIHNGDKTLVGPLNFSLDAGESLGIIGESGSGKSLTALSIMGLLPKNLHAEGSIELGGRELVGLRDRQVRKLRGADMAMVFQEPMSALDPLMRVSKQLRYAGASAEALNEVGLDPALASRFPHELSGGQRQRVMIAMAMARNPKLLICDEPTTALDATTQDGILDLIMELTQRHNTALLFISHDLRVIRRMCPETLVMQDGQIVESGAALDNPQHPYTKHLIAASQSKPAATEPKLGEVVISLDHVTKAYGSTTALSDVSLEVRKGERIGVVGSSGSGKTTLLKLITGLEQPTSGSVKVEGRVQMVFQDPQGSLNPRMPIWKIVAEGSPTQVTRAEIAKILAEVGIDEDALDRFPHEFSGGQRQRISIARAVIGNPDILLADEAVSALDVSVRAQVLELLGKLVESYGLTLVFISHDLGVVKQVCSSLTVIHHGELIERGVWSAPQHPYTKSLLEAAQG
- a CDS encoding ABC transporter permease, with translation MKKLGFVLVGITALLAAVSLFWTPYAPNIASPDLLAGSSAEHLLGADRFGRDIASRLMVGARITLFVGVIAVGIAALVGVPLGVVAGMRRNSILDSLIMRGSDLLLAFPALLLAIIAGAVWGPSTISAMIAIGIAGIPSFARVARSGTLQVVTQDFIASARVSKVPAPTIAVRHILPNIAPLIIVQSSVYFALAILAEAGLSYLGLGTTPPTASWGRMLQDSQSLLASHPMQAFWPGLAIAATVLGFNLLGDALRDILDPRLKGGKR
- a CDS encoding ABC transporter permease is translated as MTYLKALTKFVVTLFAASIAIFLLMRAVPGNPARVALGVNATDDAVAELTTALGLDRPLLTQYFDWVGGLLSGNFGTSLASQQDITPLVVDRAQVSLILVGLAILLALAGAVPIGMWLARTGNTFVSALTQIGIAIPSFLVGIIMVAFFAVRLGWLPANGWIPPDQDFGGFIARLIMPVISLALVQGAMLTRYVRSSIVDVMDQDYIRTARALGLSHAEALRRHGLRNAALPVLTVTGLQLTTLIVGAVVIESVFVIPGLGSMLLDAVSNRDLTTVQTLVMLLVFFTLAINLATDLAYRVIDPRLKEKR
- a CDS encoding ABC transporter substrate-binding protein, whose translation is MKKVHLARAASALVLGASLSACSAGHTAVKPTASDSLTIAATGAATSLDFTNVGGAAIPAALMSNVYETLVRIEGDEIVPGLAESWDAKDTTYTFHLRHGVQFSNGDEFTAETAAYSINNVKEKWTNGISKQMEVVESAKALDKYTLQVKLKKHSNSWLWSMGTAIGAMMTPNAMDLATQPVGTGPFELAGFAPGEYISLRPHQNYWGKVPKEQVTIQYFPDAISSVNSLKSGGVDVVWAMQTPELLDNLGEGIRTAVGTTNGEVLLSMNNNAAPFDDPRVRRAVAYAVDRKAANQILWDGLAKDTGGAPVPPTDPWFNEKDYYPYSPQRAKELLQEAGAEGAHITITAPTLPYAQRVSELLYSQLTEVGFDVTLESAEFPAVWLGQVMGAKDYQMSLVSHVEPRDIPTLFGNPDYYLGYDSQKTRDLLSAADSAPESKYAAGMEKAVNQIMADAGALTLMNMPNIVLYRDGIEGLNPNQVTDAIELADLKEAP